Proteins encoded within one genomic window of Lampris incognitus isolate fLamInc1 chromosome 1, fLamInc1.hap2, whole genome shotgun sequence:
- the med22 gene encoding mediator of RNA polymerase II transcription subunit 22 isoform X1 yields MATQRVLPQSKETLLQNYNKRLKDDIRSILDNFTEIIKTAKIEDETQVSRATQGEQDHYEMHVRAANIVRAGESLMKLVSDLKQFLILNDFPSVNDAISLQNQQLRSLQEECDKKLTSLRDEIAIDLYELEEEYYSSSYSQWDSTDLPLCEAYRRRDSWASPGTGCGSVQGDREDIDGSPTQETNPQHHLNGHQTASLEKP; encoded by the exons ATGGCTACTCAAAGAGTGCTCCCTCAAAGCAAGGAAACTCTTCTCCAGAATTACAACAAAAGGCTTAAGGATGACATCCGATCTATTTTGGACAATTTCACAGAAATCATCAAAACGGCAAAG ATAGAAGATGAGACGCAAGTTTCTCGAGCAACCCAAGGGGAACAAGACCATTATGAAATGCACGTCAGGGCAGCTAATATT GTGCGTGCTGGTGAGTCCCTGATGAAACTGGTGTCGGACCTGAAGCAATTCCTGATCCTGAATGACTTTCCCTCTGTGAATGACGCCATTAGCCTCCAGAACCAGCAGCTTCGCTCATTGCAGGAGGAATGTGACAAGAAACTTACCTCTCTCCGTGATGAGATTGCCATCGACCTGTACGAGTTAGAGGAAGAATATTACTCCTCCAG CTACAGTCAGTGGGACAGTACCGACCTGCCCTTGTGTGAGGCCTACCGGCGACGCGACAGTTGGGCCTCCCCAGGCACTGGCTGCGGGTCTGTCCAGGGTGATAGAGAGGACATCGATGGATCTCCTACACAGGAGACAAACCCCCAGCACCACCTCAATGGACACCAGACTGCCTCTTTAGAGAAACCGTGA
- the med22 gene encoding mediator of RNA polymerase II transcription subunit 22 isoform X2: MATQRVLPQSKETLLQNYNKRLKDDIRSILDNFTEIIKTAKIEDETQVSRATQGEQDHYEMHVRAANIVRAGESLMKLVSDLKQFLILNDFPSVNDAISLQNQQLRSLQEECDKKLTSLRDEIAIDLYELEEEYYSSRYK; the protein is encoded by the exons ATGGCTACTCAAAGAGTGCTCCCTCAAAGCAAGGAAACTCTTCTCCAGAATTACAACAAAAGGCTTAAGGATGACATCCGATCTATTTTGGACAATTTCACAGAAATCATCAAAACGGCAAAG ATAGAAGATGAGACGCAAGTTTCTCGAGCAACCCAAGGGGAACAAGACCATTATGAAATGCACGTCAGGGCAGCTAATATT GTGCGTGCTGGTGAGTCCCTGATGAAACTGGTGTCGGACCTGAAGCAATTCCTGATCCTGAATGACTTTCCCTCTGTGAATGACGCCATTAGCCTCCAGAACCAGCAGCTTCGCTCATTGCAGGAGGAATGTGACAAGAAACTTACCTCTCTCCGTGATGAGATTGCCATCGACCTGTACGAGTTAGAGGAAGAATATTACTCCTCCAGGTACAAGTAG
- the c1h9orf78 gene encoding splicing factor C9orf78 homolog isoform X2 — protein sequence MKLDEAKELQSLRKRQTGVSVTALLVGEKLPIGTEIDDDPFKLKTGGVVDMKKVKDRNRDMTEDETDLSLGTSFSAETNRRDEDADMMKYIETELKKKKGLVEAEEQKVKVKNAEDHLYELPENIRVNSAKKTEEMLSNQMLSGIPEVDLGIDAKIKNIIYTEDAKAKLLAEQRNKKKDHGTSFVPTNIAVNYVQHNRFYHEDVNAPQRHHRHREEPKARPLRVGDTEKPGPEAASPPNYRKRPNNEKATDDYHYEKFKKMNRRY from the exons ATGAAACTGGACGAAGCGAAAGAACTTCAGAGTTTAAGAAAAAGGCAGACTGGTGTCAG TGTCACCGCCTTATTAGTCGGGGAGAAACTGCCGATTGGAACTGAGATTGAC GATGACCCTTTTAAGTTAAAGACCGGCGGGGTTGTGGACATGAAGAAAGTTAAAGACAGGAATAGGGACAT GACAGAAGACGAGACAGATCTCAGCCTGGGTACATCTTTTTCCGCCGAAACTAATAGAAGAGATGAGGATGCAGACAT GATGAAATACATTGAGACAGAGCTAAAAAAGAAGAAGGGGTTGGTGGAGGCAGAGGAACAGAAGGTAAAGGTGAAGAATGCTGAAGACCACCTATATGAGCTGCCCGAGAACATCCGAGTCAACTCTGCTAAGAAGACCGAGGAGATGTTATCCAATCAGATGCTCAGTGGGATTCCTGAGGTTGACCTCGGCATTGA TGCAAAAATCAAGAACATAATCTACACGGAAGATGCAAAGGCAAAGCTCCTGGCAGAGCAGAGAAATAAGAAAAAGGACCATGGCACATCATTTGTTCCCACCAACATTGCTGTCAACTATGTCCAACACAACCGCT TTTATCACGAAGATGTGAACGCACCACAAAGGcaccacagacacagagaggagcCCAAAGCCAGGCCTCTGCGAGTGGGTGACACAGAGAAACCCGGCCCAGAGG CGGCATCACCTCCCAACTACCGCAAACGTCCCAACAATGAGAAAGCCACTGATGACTACCACTATGAAAAGTTCAAGAAGATGAATCGTCGGTACTGA
- the c1h9orf78 gene encoding splicing factor C9orf78 homolog isoform X1 — MPSGKNFRKRRDSSDVEEDDVTDEVRMKLDEAKELQSLRKRQTGVSVTALLVGEKLPIGTEIDDDPFKLKTGGVVDMKKVKDRNRDMTEDETDLSLGTSFSAETNRRDEDADMMKYIETELKKKKGLVEAEEQKVKVKNAEDHLYELPENIRVNSAKKTEEMLSNQMLSGIPEVDLGIDAKIKNIIYTEDAKAKLLAEQRNKKKDHGTSFVPTNIAVNYVQHNRFYHEDVNAPQRHHRHREEPKARPLRVGDTEKPGPEAASPPNYRKRPNNEKATDDYHYEKFKKMNRRY, encoded by the exons ATGCCGTCAGGTAAGAATTTTAGAAAAAGGAGGGACTCATCCGACGTAGAGGAGGACGATGTAACTGATGAAGTAAG AATGAAACTGGACGAAGCGAAAGAACTTCAGAGTTTAAGAAAAAGGCAGACTGGTGTCAG TGTCACCGCCTTATTAGTCGGGGAGAAACTGCCGATTGGAACTGAGATTGAC GATGACCCTTTTAAGTTAAAGACCGGCGGGGTTGTGGACATGAAGAAAGTTAAAGACAGGAATAGGGACAT GACAGAAGACGAGACAGATCTCAGCCTGGGTACATCTTTTTCCGCCGAAACTAATAGAAGAGATGAGGATGCAGACAT GATGAAATACATTGAGACAGAGCTAAAAAAGAAGAAGGGGTTGGTGGAGGCAGAGGAACAGAAGGTAAAGGTGAAGAATGCTGAAGACCACCTATATGAGCTGCCCGAGAACATCCGAGTCAACTCTGCTAAGAAGACCGAGGAGATGTTATCCAATCAGATGCTCAGTGGGATTCCTGAGGTTGACCTCGGCATTGA TGCAAAAATCAAGAACATAATCTACACGGAAGATGCAAAGGCAAAGCTCCTGGCAGAGCAGAGAAATAAGAAAAAGGACCATGGCACATCATTTGTTCCCACCAACATTGCTGTCAACTATGTCCAACACAACCGCT TTTATCACGAAGATGTGAACGCACCACAAAGGcaccacagacacagagaggagcCCAAAGCCAGGCCTCTGCGAGTGGGTGACACAGAGAAACCCGGCCCAGAGG CGGCATCACCTCCCAACTACCGCAAACGTCCCAACAATGAGAAAGCCACTGATGACTACCACTATGAAAAGTTCAAGAAGATGAATCGTCGGTACTGA